The Cicer arietinum cultivar CDC Frontier isolate Library 1 chromosome 1, Cicar.CDCFrontier_v2.0, whole genome shotgun sequence genome contains the following window.
TTTGGTGCGACATTGTGCTTCAACGTGGCCAAAACGGTTGCAATAGTTGCATCGAGTTTGACCACGATTATGTCCACATCCTCCTCCTCTACCACCTCGTTGATAAGAATTAGAGACAAGTGCAGTAGATTCAACTAGCACATTGAGAGAAGTAAGGGCTGGAACAGGAGCTAAAGGGGCTGAAAGACGCCGTAATTGTTCACAAACAGTTTCATATGAGGGAACAATAGCACTATCAAGATCTGGTGTAAGACCCGCAAGGGCCAGAACCATAAAGAATTTTCCACGTTGTTCAACATGTGTTTCGGCACTATTAGTATAGGGCATAAGTGCATCAAAGTCAGCAATCAAATTATCAAGCTTACTTATGTAGCTTTGCATATCCATTTCTTGTTTCTTCATGGAAATAAGATTAGAGACTACAGTGTATAGACGATTAACGTCATTGGAGTATGTCTTCTTCGCCTTTGCCCAAACATCATAACATGTTTTAAACGAGAGAAATTGAGATTGAAGTTTGACATCGATTGAAAACCAACGAACGCTGCATAGAGAGACATTAATCTGTTTCCAATTGTCTTGATCCTTGGCAGCGACATCCTTGGACTGTTTGAGCAAATGGTCTTGACGACCTTGTCCTTGAAACCAAAGTTCAACGAAAGCTCCCCATCCTGCGTAATTGGCAGCACCTACCAATTTTTCGCATGAGATCAAAGGAAGCGTAGTGAAATCGAAAACGGAAGAGGAGGCAGTAGCAGATCCGATGTCGGACATGAAGATCAACGTTAGGCGAAAGGGAAGAAAAGATGTTGAAAAATCACCAGAAGTTGAAAAGGACCTTGGAATGTGCCGTAAGGCCCTGAGTGACGGCTGGCGTTGAAAAATTGGCAGCCAGATGTATCACGCGCGGGGTTGGAGGTTGGCGTTGAAAAATTGGCAGCCAGATGTCTCCAACATCAAGTGAGATGCCTTCTAACAACTAATTAATAACATtgactatttcaaaaataaaaaaagtgagaTGCCTTGATCTTCATTATCCTTCACATTCTCAATCCATTCTTCCCCTTCATCTTCAATCTCAATTGCTTCAACGTCGTAGTGAACACTATGTctcttattcttcttcttcttgaatAGCCATTGCAAAGACTACCTTGTTCATTGTTTTTTGCTTAAGTGATTTGACTTCTTAATGTGAACCTAAACACTTATAAAGTTAGCTACATTCACTACCAAACCCCAATTCTGCTCACATCCAGATGAGCTACATGAGTACTCACATAATGAACCTTGGCAATTCTGGATGGCCACCTCCGTAGGAATCCCACTATTGTTACCAAATAATCCAACTGCCTTTGAAATCCTCAAGTTGAAAATCAATCTTGCCTTTTACTTCCAGGTCTTCCAGCATTCTGTTCAAACAATCATACAATGCATTTGTAACTTAATTATGAGAAAACACCCCTCATGCAGTTCACAACATTTTTCCCAAACACCTTACTCATAACCACTTTTTCCACAATGATGCCATCACTACTCTTTGCAAGTTTACTAGACTTTCACTCGTttgatttgaaatattaatGAGTGCATCTTGATTGTCATGCAAACAGCCCAGTGTCAAGTAAGAAGTGGCAAAATAGGTAAGTCAAGTCGAATCAAATCACCGACTTTGGTAAATTTATTCAATAAAGAAATAAGGCTTGTTCTTGCATAAATGTAGATTGTGATCTTCTTACCTGTAGCCATTGTATCTTTGTGGAGAGGGATCTTCTTCTCGAAATCTTCCAACATAAGGTCGATGTAATGAGCTGCACATGGTGTCCAGAACAAGTTCTTCCACTTTTGCATCAACAATTCACTAGCAGCTTTGTTATTTGCTGCATTGTCTGTAATAACTTGGACAACATGTTCTTCCCCAACCTCTTCAACAACATCATCCATCATCTTGAAAACTGTCAGCAATCTTGCTTATGTCAGATGCATcaatagactttaaaaaatggCTCCCTTGGGGCTATTCACCAAAAAGTTCAGTATTGTTCTTATCCTATCGGACCAACCATCAGTCATTATGGTGCATCCTAATTTCTTCCAAACAATCCTATGTACCTCGAAATCCTCATGGATATTTTTCTCATAATAATCCAAATATTTCACTCTAATCTCATGATAGGATGGTGTCTTAAGTCTTAAACCATGTTTAGAAACCGATTTAAACATCTTCTGATACTCTTCGGTCCTTGCCACATTAAATGGAATAGCATTGTTACAACAAAATAAAGCAATATCCTTACATGCATCCTCCCTAAGGGTCTTCTTGTATATACAATAGATAGTGGTTTAGAAGTGActctttttttgaaaatatttgtaGGCACAATCCCATCTTGACTTTTTCTTTTGCCACTTGAATCAGCAGCAACAATGTTACTACCTTCAATGTCAAATAAATTGGACTTTTCCAATTATTTTGTTTGCAATGAACTATCCAACATTTCTTTCTTGACATCTTGAGGAATAGATAGACAAGGTGCAACATCTCTGTTGGTTCCTGCCAAATGATGTTTCAAGCAATAAACACCCCCTGTAAATGTTTCTCACAAAATTTACTCTTGATTTTTCTTTTAGCTTTATCAACTAGAACACCATATTTCCATGCTGGATCAGTCGTCATTCCCAGAGCATTTTTTGCAACTGTAGGAACAACACACTCCTTTTTTcagttggttgaacattttgagTCCCACTTAAAGTCATTACACACTTGTGAcagaaaaaaagaagagaacAGAGTGAAGAGAACGATGGGACAGCGGGAAGTTGGTAAGAAAAAGACGAGTATTCAAAAAATAAGAAACAAAGTGAAGAGAATAGAGGAAAGAGGAGACAAGAACAGGAGAACGAGGAGATGCTGTCGTAGGGAACCGTCGCATCCGCGAGGAGAATGCGACGCTGTCGCGACTCATAGGGGTAGGAGCTCTGCGAACGCCGCAGggaagaggaggaggaaaccAAAATTGGTTTTTTTTCAAGGTGCTCGCAGTCTTTAAGAGTAAGAGGCCATTATTTGGGATGAGCTCTAGAAAAACATCTCAGATATATAGACCTCTAATTTCTAGCTGCTAGAGTTACAAATAGTAACTATCTAACTAGCAACTTAATTTCTAGCGAACTAACCATTGTGTCAGCTTGGGTCCTATTGGTCATGGTAGATGGCccatttcctttctttctgatTTAAACCCGCTTAATCACAGACATAAGTATGCAGAAGCTACTTTTGCCAACAAAAGCCATCAAATCTGTAGAATTCAAGTGGCTCAATCCTGGTTTActtttttagtatttataattttatagaactattatattaagttattaaCTATCTTTGCTGAGAAGTTTTATTTGCGTAgtattacaaaatttaaatttttccaaGAATGagttgaatgcatctttgtAAATTAAATTGTGACTTAGTTTTGATATCAGATTCAAATAATGGTAATATAAatgaaacttttttatttttggtggaTGGCTTCCTTCTGTGATAGAGGAAATCTTATGAACATgttaatgtttaaaacatagCACCGGAGGTTTCTTCTGTTCTTTCTAATCGAATGCAAAAATCCATAAAAGGAGATACATAGATCagaaaagggaaaaaaataagaataacaaTTAGAATCagcttaacttaatttttaagcATGATTTCAAGAATATGTTACAACTCAGAAGTCAGAACCCTGATTTAACTCATTGCTTTTGCAGTTGGTCCCAGCTATTAGAGACCCTTCCTCTTCCAAACGTAAGGACACAACTTTGATTGTTAAAGGAAAACATACATGGTTAATGTCGAGTTGTTTAGCCTTGGAGAATCAATGATTGTTTCTATACTAATCATAAAGCTCATACCTTTGAATTGTGCGATGCAGATTAAATGGATATGTCCAACTGCTCCTACTCGACCAATGTCTTTATTTGGTGGCTTTCCTTCTACTGCTTGTAAGTTTGATTGTTTTGTAGGCTCTGATTATTGCCACAACTTTTAGCGTTTAAGATTTGCAGTTAATAAATTAGGTGTTTGAGGTTCCATACAGAAGATGCACAATCACCATGTCACATTGATTAGTAAAATTTAGAATCCTTTCCATTTATAATGATACTTTGAGTATCAAAATGCATTCAATGACAGAGGTGATCCGGGTTTAAATCTTAAAACAAAGTTAAATTGGTGTTGATAAATTTCTTAACTGTAACTTTATGTGTTTTAGGGTTTGATGTGGAAGAGCTATCTGAAGCAGCTCCTGATGATCTAGAAGGTTTGGATGCTTCAGCTGCACATGTTGCCAATTTGTTGTCCACAGAACCTGCAGACAGTAGGTTTCTTAtacgatttattttttgtcaatgCTTCTGAAATAATTCTTGTTTTTTCTGCTAGGTTATCATAAAACATAGAGCTTAATTATTGTACACTAGCACAGAAAATAATGCTGGTAACTGGCACACATGAGAGacaaaaatatagaatagaataaataaataaataaataaataaatagaagatAAAAGACCATTTTTCAATCTTTTATTAGATAATCAAATGTAAACTTCTACCTTGTGCGACCCATGTTGACGTTTCAATGTTGGCCAACATGGAGATCTATTCTCAGTATATAACACAATTTTGAATTTGCATAAAAATGCAAATTGTCTAGATAACTTCttgttgtaatattttttaatataaggaTAAACTTTTGTATGCGTTAAATTTCTCAAAACCATGCTACATTTATGCTTAGGCTGGAAGTGTAAATCCTCAAAGggaaatgaatttttatttagttcCACATAATTTTCTTGCTACTTTTGCATCTCTGTGTTGTTTAGTGCTTGTAAGTCACAGGAATTtatgtttattaaatattatatgaattTCGATTCTGATATCCTGTGGCAGTTAAGCTATGTGTTGGAGGGTTTAGCATGGGAGCAGCTACTGCGCTTTACTCTGCATCCTGCTTTACTGCCGGAAAGTATGGGAATGGCAATGCTTATCCAGCCAACCTAAGTGCAGCTGTTGGTTTGAGTGGCTGGCTTCCATGTGCAAAGTATGCTtttctgattttattttaactcaTCATGTTGggaaaaaacattttatttaaattgaaattgatatttCTGTTTGTTTTAGGACCTTGAGTAACAAGTTACAAGGGGTAGATGACGCCACGAGGCGTGCTCATTCCTTTCCCATTTTAATGTGTCATGGAAAAGGTAActtctttgaaatcaaaaacTAAATTCATAGAAGAAATCATTAGAGAGAAGTGGTAAAGTACACAGGacatttatttacaattttgctAGCCCTTTTATTTTCAGTtacaccaaaaaaataacattttgtacgtgaattgaatttatgtatgtttttaactgagttcacgtaggttACGTGAATTCAGTTGACCAAGTTATTTAGGTGTAACAGGAAATAAAAGGGGTTTAATTAGCAAAATTGATTTACTTATTTAACTAGTTAGTAGaatttatttctatatatttaattatgagtGCACAAGCCATACAATTCCATTCTATAAACTGCTATATTGCTAGAGATTAGTCTGAATTTTTTATGTCATGAACCATAGCCCATAGGTGATTTACCGTACATTGCAGAATATCATTtgcaaatatattatttcaGGAGATGACGTGGTTCCATATAAGTTTGGTGAGAAATCATCCAAGTGCTTAAGTTCTAATGGATTTCAGGATGCAACTTTTAAAGCTTATAATGggtaataatcaaaatattcttGTAAAAGTTTTGCTATAGTTTTTATAGAATCCTTATTTCTTGCTGCATTTAAAGTTTTGTCTGAACTTGTCTTTTTTGTCCTTATACATAACAGGCTTGGCCACTACACAATTCCAGAAGAGATGGACGATGTTTGTGCTTGGCTAACATCAAAATTAGGCCTTGATGGCAATGTTGCCTAGTTAGCATTAGCAAGATAAGAACCAAAATGTGAAAAAAAGGATTCTTGtccttttttccttttattataacttaatatTAGTCGTGTATTTGTGGTCGAGTGTCTTTAGAGTATTgggaaagaaaacaaaaaatgagaaGTGTTTATCGGAAAATACAGTTTTTAAGTTAACAATGCTTTGCATATTGTATTTtgatattactattattttttataattgcaGCTTTGGTTCTCCTATATTAAAActtgacattttttttcaatcgctctgattttttaactaacaaATAGTAATGTTGAAGGTTCAAAAACAAGAAgaagggttgaattgtgtttgactaagttgataattttttcattatgtGATTAAACTGATTTAGACTTGATAATTTACTTAGAGTATAAACAATAACACAACTAAGGAGTGTAGGAATAAAGTGATACAagtaatttatcctagttcaccactaatTTGACTACACTCAAAAGAGTTTAATCTAcgaattcaacaacttgaattacaaaacacctgATCCTCCAAGTCAATATTCTCAAATAGTTTGAGAAGTCCATATTTTTTAGGAacacacaccttgactctaccagtcgagtcttctccacacaatctgACAACAGTAGATTGTTGAAAacacactaacaccactatcagatttgaatacaatgatttggaacttgagtagttgtttctaacaaattaattataacaatgactatcacactcaAAGAAAAATACCTATTaaatatttctcatttgaaTAAGGGTTTCTCTCCCtaaactctaagatgaatttgaaattttgattgaGTTTTTCTACTCGTTTATGATTTTTCAATGATCTTCTTTTTCaatcttgagtatctatttatagataaaatcaagacttcaatttagtcatagtttaattctaaattgtatcttcatttcTAACTAGatcaacattaattttattcaaaaataattatgaacaagatgtgttttgataatatgtttttaattatttttttttttgtttttgaattcaATATGAGCTCCATTTTTGTAACAGCCCTAATCACAAACTTATCGGTATTTGGAGGAAAATAAAAAGGTCAGATCATTGGTCAAGGTACAATTGATAATGATATTTCCCCTTCTATTAAAGATATCTTGTTTTTTAAAAGTCGTaagcataatttattaaatattattcagttaagtgataataattatgatattatatttaataaaaaataattagtcaGAAGGATGAATCTGTACTCTTTTTAGGCCAAAGGCAAAAGCAATTAACAgtgcatgttatattcaaaatagaatcTTAATTAGgtctatattgaataaaacactATATGAATTGTGGAAAGGTAAAAAGTCTAACATCTTTTACTataaacaatttggttgtacttgttatatgtCGAATACTAAAGATAACCTtggtaaatttgattttagatcCCAAAATTGTACCTTCATTGGATACTTTGAAAGATCTAAGACTTATAGAGCGTATGCAgacaaacaacttgaccttgaaaagtcaaaacaaaattatgatAGTGTAGATTTACCGAAAGGCATATGCAGACACACCAGGAGAACATGAAAAATAAGAGAATACAAGTAAATCAGAAGAAGAAGACAAATCTTTAGAGGATGAATCTGATCAAGTTAGAAACAATCAAGATAAGTCAGATGGAAGATGTGGATGAAAGTACAAGTCCTCTCATCCTGAAACTCTAATAATTGGAAGTGCAAGTGATTCTTTGAGGACCAAATCATCACtaaaagataccactttgtttgaCTTACTCTCATTAATTGAGCCTACCTATGTTAATGAAGCATTGgagatgccaattgaaggtgcaaattgttgaggtaaaaacttttttgatctatattttaatgacaacaaaccttatgaaataaatgattaagttttatgaatgatgatctactaatgattgcacttgagttttatttaaggaacatgaattgcataagtgaacaagcaagaatctattcacttcatcaaagtgcataaATATTCACCCAATAATGAAAGAatctaaaaaagaatatatcacATATCCATCATTCAAGAGAATGGttattacatcttcaagatagaatctttatgaagaagatgatcaaatacattcatacaacaatcaataTCACACCATGATATAAATCAAAGCAAATTATGTCTTAACTAAATTGGAAATTGACGGCAAGATCATTTTGgtttgttaaaaacaaaaatctaagaAAACAAGATTGTTCTGGTTATTAAACATAAAACGAATAACATTCTGGTTTTCACAGCATTaatccaagaacattctggttcaTGAAGAACAAAGCTTTCTTGAATTCAAGATTGTTCTAGGCTATGAAAATGCATCAAGCTACATGGCAAATCACCAATATTTATTACAAAGGAACATAACTTTATACTCAAGATTTTTTTAAACGGATTCGTCAAAAGAATCAACAAAGTCAAAGCAATGCATAAAGAGTAAATAACAAGATTAATCTCCAAAATTGATGGCTAAAATAAGCAAGGACAACACGGACACCGTTGTTGCACCTTTTTGCAGAAAGTACATCATGCTTCTG
Protein-coding sequences here:
- the LOC101492417 gene encoding uncharacterized protein, encoding MSFAAPSLGSIGGKSAARAFEFGRTYVVRPKGKHQATVVWLHGLGDNGSSWSQLLETLPLPNIKWICPTAPTRPMSLFGGFPSTAWFDVEELSEAAPDDLEGLDASAAHVANLLSTEPADIKLCVGGFSMGAATALYSASCFTAGKYGNGNAYPANLSAAVGLSGWLPCAKTLSNKLQGVDDATRRAHSFPILMCHGKGDDVVPYKFGEKSSKCLSSNGFQDATFKAYNGLGHYTIPEEMDDVCAWLTSKLGLDGNVA